ATtaataactttatttttatttgaagCTATTGGTGGATTAACAAGGTATAAGAAAATTATTGATCAAGCAAAAAAGCTAACGGTGTTTATCTACTCTCACCACAAATCATTGGCTTTGATGAGAAAATATACAaagaaaagaaatattataaGACCGGGAGTTACAAGATTTGCTTCCGCATTCCTTACTTTGCAAAGTTTGTCGGAAAAAAGGGTTCAACTTAGGCATATGTTTACTAGCAAAGAATGGGAAGATTGTAAGTTAGCTAAAACGGTGAAAGGGACATCCTCTTATGCAACGGTTGTATCTGCTAGCTTTTGGACCGGTGTGATAATATGTTTGAGAGTTTTTACACCATTGGTCAAAGTCCTCCGAATGGTCGATGCGGATTGGAAGCCTTCAATGGGTTTCATATATGGTGAGCTTCAAAGGGTAAAAAAAGAAATTATCAATGCTTTGAATGATAATAAAAATGCATACGGGCCTATTATTGATATTATCTCTAAAAAGTCATCCAAAAGGCTTGATACGTGCCTACATTTGACGACCTACATCTTAAACCcgtattatttttataataatccGGATGTCCGAGATGATCTAGAAGCCAATGATGCGGTAGTGGATTTTATTGGTGTTTTGTTTCCATAAGATTTTGATATGCAAAAAGAAATCTTGTCTGTTGAGTTGCCGATGTACAAGCGTAAGCAAGGAAAGTTTGATCGTCCGGTCGCACTTAAAGCATGTGAGGTCAACGACGATAATTTCGATCAAGGTAATGCAAATTTTAATATTCAAGAATATTCTTGTTTTAAGATTTCATAAATGCCAAATTAATATATTATGTTTATATTAACGTTATAGCAAATTGGTGGGAAACGTATGGTAACTCAACTCCAAATTTGAAAAGGATTGCAATGAGAATACTTTCTTTGACTACTAGTTCATCAGGATGTGAAAGAAATTGGAGCATGTTTGAAGGGGTTAGTGACTTTAAATtcaatttaataaatatattataaacTTGTTATATAATTTATTGTTTATTTTGAACTTCTTAGGTAAGAGTAGAATGAATGATCTTGTTTTTGTTCAGTTTAATAAAAATTTGAttgagcaaaacaagaaaagaAAGTTGAGAAATCATGAAGTACTTGTGGTGGAAGATGGTAGTGGGGCTAAAGAATGGCTTTTCGATAGTTGAACCGGGACTAACTTGGAAAGTGGTTAGTGAAGCCGCAGGTGTTGACGAAGTGTTGCAAACTCGAACAAGTGCTAGGACAAGTACAAGAGAACTTATTGA
Above is a window of Helianthus annuus cultivar XRQ/B chromosome 14, HanXRQr2.0-SUNRISE, whole genome shotgun sequence DNA encoding:
- the LOC110906938 gene encoding uncharacterized protein LOC110906938; translated protein: MTDAWSDRQRRSIMNLCVNSKLGTVFLSSKECSNEAHTSENIFEYVDKCIEEVGPENVVQVVTDNASNNMGASKLLKEKRPTIFWISCATHTINLMLEAIGGLTRYKKIIDQAKKLTVFIYSHHKSLALMRKYTKKRNIIRPGVTRFASAFLTLQSLSEKRVQLRHMFTSKEWEDCKLAKTVKGTSSYATVVSASFWTGVIICLRVFTPLVKVLRMVDADWKPSMGFIYGELQRVKKEIINALNDNKNAYGPIIDIISKKSSKRLDTCLHLTTYILNPYYFYNNPDVRDDLEANDAVVDFIGVLFP